A section of the Flavobacterium ardleyense genome encodes:
- a CDS encoding efflux RND transporter permease subunit — MNMIRFALRKPISIMVLVAGLLFFGIGAVRSVKIDILPEMNLPVIYLAHSFAGYTPDQMESYFAKNYVNVMAFANGVKSMETKNIQGLTLMKVTYYEDTNMAQAAAEISALSNRIQSRFPPGSQPPFIIRFDASSLPVGQLVLSSKTKSNDQLQDIANMQVRATFTAVPGLLSPPPFGGSPRTVEINVNPDLLRSHQLTVEQIVAAITSNNITAPSGNLRTGNTNFIIPTNNTIKDIKDFEKIPLFKNGVENLYIGDVATVKDGADITAGYALVNGKRSVYISIAKAGDASTWDVVQNLKKHLPKIQSTLPDDVELSYEFDQSVHVINSVKSLVLEGVIGATLTGLMVLLFLGDKRAAFIVILTIPIAIISAVLFLKLFGQTINLMSLSGLALAIGILVDESTVTIENIHQHLDMGKPKALAIWDACKEIALPKLLILLCILAVFAPAFTMVGIPGALFLPLALSIGFAMTISFLLSQTFVPIMANWLMKEHKSAKTSTDQEIFEDSGLTVESEEDTMNQKRILVQREDFNNDGKISFFERFRNGYMKLIHQLLVYKRMASIIYLVASVALVAILIGTIGQDVFPRGNSSQFQMRMRAPDGTRLEVTEEKAKTLLQEIEKMVGKEHIAISSIYVGQHPGIFSVSPIYLFTAGPHEAVFQVALKDYDVEMDNFKEQIRAKVTDVLPDVKISFEPIDLTDKVLSQGSPTPIEVRIAGKNKKQNEKYANLLMANMNQVDYLRDIQIAQPINYPALDITIDRVRAAQLGVDMSDISKSLIASTSSSQYTDKNIWIDEKAGFSYNVQVQVPLNQMKSESDLLQIPLLKNQSRPVLSDVATVTPTTTHGQNDNIGARPYLSVTANVHDNDLGTASKAVQKSIENLGELPKGLFIEQIGLTTVLKDTMESLQVGLLIAIIVILLMLTANFQNFKTALVIVTTVPAVILGSLLMLMITGATLNLQSYMGIIMAVGVSIANAVLLITNAEQLRKHNGNAMQSAREAASLRIRPIIMTTIAMIAGMMPLAIGHGEGGDQIAPLGRAVIGGLLFSTFAVLLILPLIYAWAMKKSTTQSISLDPEDLESIHYIPSINSSNEK; from the coding sequence ATGAATATGATTCGATTTGCACTTCGGAAACCAATTTCGATCATGGTGCTTGTTGCAGGACTTCTCTTCTTCGGAATTGGCGCCGTACGCAGCGTAAAGATTGACATTTTACCCGAAATGAATCTGCCCGTAATTTACCTCGCCCACTCTTTTGCCGGATATACTCCCGATCAGATGGAGTCGTACTTTGCCAAAAATTATGTCAATGTGATGGCTTTTGCCAACGGGGTAAAAAGTATGGAGACCAAGAATATTCAAGGTCTTACTTTGATGAAGGTAACCTATTATGAAGACACTAATATGGCTCAGGCTGCCGCCGAAATTTCGGCGCTATCCAACCGAATTCAGTCGCGTTTCCCTCCCGGCTCTCAACCTCCATTTATTATTCGATTTGATGCTTCTTCTTTGCCCGTCGGACAATTGGTCTTGAGCAGTAAAACCAAATCTAATGATCAGCTTCAAGATATTGCAAATATGCAAGTGCGAGCTACCTTTACTGCCGTGCCGGGACTATTGTCTCCTCCTCCATTTGGCGGAAGCCCAAGAACGGTAGAAATTAACGTAAATCCTGATTTGCTTCGGTCACACCAACTTACCGTAGAGCAAATAGTTGCGGCAATAACATCTAATAATATTACCGCTCCCTCTGGGAATTTGAGAACTGGTAATACTAATTTCATTATTCCGACCAATAATACTATTAAGGATATAAAGGATTTTGAGAAAATACCATTATTTAAAAATGGAGTCGAAAATCTTTATATCGGTGATGTTGCCACAGTTAAAGATGGTGCCGATATCACCGCCGGTTACGCACTAGTAAATGGGAAACGTTCAGTTTATATTAGTATTGCCAAAGCTGGAGATGCTTCGACTTGGGACGTTGTTCAGAATTTGAAAAAACACTTACCAAAAATTCAAAGTACACTTCCAGATGACGTCGAATTGTCTTATGAGTTTGATCAATCGGTTCACGTGATAAATTCGGTGAAAAGTCTGGTTTTAGAAGGCGTAATTGGAGCGACATTAACAGGATTAATGGTTTTGCTATTCCTTGGCGACAAACGTGCCGCTTTCATTGTAATTCTTACGATTCCAATTGCGATTATTTCAGCGGTATTATTCTTGAAATTATTTGGACAAACCATTAACCTAATGTCCTTAAGTGGACTTGCTCTAGCGATTGGAATTCTGGTCGATGAAAGTACGGTGACTATAGAAAATATACATCAGCATCTCGATATGGGCAAACCCAAGGCGCTCGCCATTTGGGATGCTTGTAAGGAAATTGCACTACCAAAACTGCTAATTCTTCTTTGTATTCTAGCGGTTTTTGCTCCAGCCTTTACGATGGTTGGAATTCCAGGAGCACTTTTTCTACCATTGGCACTGTCGATAGGATTTGCAATGACCATTTCGTTTTTACTTTCGCAAACATTTGTACCGATAATGGCGAACTGGTTGATGAAAGAGCACAAATCGGCAAAAACTTCAACTGATCAAGAAATCTTTGAAGATTCAGGATTAACGGTGGAATCTGAGGAAGATACAATGAATCAAAAGCGAATTTTGGTTCAAAGAGAAGATTTTAATAATGACGGTAAAATCAGCTTTTTTGAGAGATTCAGAAATGGCTATATGAAACTGATTCATCAGTTGCTGGTTTACAAAAGGATGGCAAGTATTATATATTTAGTAGCCTCGGTTGCATTGGTTGCCATCTTAATTGGTACAATTGGACAAGACGTGTTCCCGAGAGGAAATTCATCACAATTTCAAATGAGAATGCGTGCTCCCGACGGAACGCGACTAGAAGTAACGGAAGAGAAAGCCAAAACGTTGCTTCAAGAGATTGAGAAAATGGTTGGAAAAGAACATATAGCAATTTCATCAATCTATGTCGGACAACATCCAGGAATATTTTCGGTATCGCCAATTTATCTTTTTACAGCAGGACCGCACGAAGCAGTTTTTCAAGTTGCTTTAAAAGATTATGACGTTGAAATGGATAATTTTAAAGAGCAAATAAGAGCTAAAGTAACAGATGTGTTACCAGACGTGAAAATCTCTTTTGAGCCAATTGATCTTACCGATAAAGTTTTAAGTCAAGGTTCGCCTACTCCAATTGAGGTTCGAATTGCTGGAAAAAACAAAAAGCAAAACGAAAAATACGCGAACTTACTAATGGCAAATATGAATCAGGTAGATTATCTACGTGATATTCAGATTGCGCAACCAATAAATTATCCAGCACTCGACATTACAATCGACAGAGTACGCGCGGCACAATTGGGTGTAGATATGAGTGACATCTCAAAATCTCTGATTGCCTCCACTTCTTCTTCTCAATACACCGACAAGAATATTTGGATTGACGAAAAAGCAGGTTTCTCCTATAATGTACAAGTTCAAGTTCCGCTGAATCAAATGAAAAGCGAAAGCGATTTACTACAAATTCCGTTGCTTAAAAATCAATCGAGACCAGTTTTGAGTGATGTTGCGACAGTAACGCCAACCACGACTCACGGTCAGAATGATAATATTGGAGCTAGACCTTACTTATCGGTAACTGCGAATGTTCACGATAATGATTTAGGAACGGCAAGTAAAGCAGTTCAGAAAAGTATTGAGAATCTTGGTGAACTTCCAAAAGGATTATTCATTGAGCAAATAGGATTGACTACAGTTTTGAAAGACACAATGGAAAGTCTACAAGTTGGATTATTGATTGCAATTATTGTAATCCTATTGATGTTGACTGCAAACTTCCAGAATTTCAAAACAGCGTTGGTAATTGTAACCACAGTTCCAGCAGTAATTCTCGGTTCACTGTTAATGCTGATGATTACGGGAGCAACTCTAAATTTGCAATCTTATATGGGAATCATTATGGCGGTTGGAGTTTCGATTGCGAATGCAGTACTGCTAATTACAAATGCAGAGCAACTTCGTAAACACAATGGGAATGCGATGCAATCAGCTCGTGAAGCGGCTTCTTTGAGAATCCGACCAATTATTATGACAACGATTGCGATGATTGCGGGAATGATGCCTTTGGCAATTGGACACGGCGAAGGAGGCGATCAAATTGCACCACTGGGTCGCGCGGTAATTGGCGGACTGCTATTTTCAACATTTGCAGTATTACTGATTCTACCTCTAATTTACGCTTGGGCAATGAAAAAATCGACAACTCAATCAATCTCTTTGGATCCTGAAGATCTGGAAAGCATACATTATATACCATCAATAAATTCTAGTAATGAAAAATAA
- a CDS encoding efflux RND transporter periplasmic adaptor subunit, protein MKNNNKKYLVSSFAFLLVLAGCAEKTEDKPATEQKAVAQKIIVLEKKLLQSNLNIPAEVRSDQEVDLYAKVSGYVKDIKADIGSKVRKGQLLATLEAPEVSSQLAGAKSRMLSQKAIYTASNSNYQRLFETSKVEGTISTNDIEQAIAKKESDHAQFLSAEAKYREIAIMQSYLQIRAPFDGVISSRNTNLGAFVGPGSGKADLPLFRLEKQDKLRLSLFVPERYSGFLSEGDSISFKVKSLQNKTFKAQITRKSGALDQKLRSEKIELDLVNTDGKLLSGMIADVSLKLSAKNANFVVPKSAVVQASDGTYIFVIKDYKLEKRDVQIGRAEKNEVEIFGDINEGDSILELASEETIDGSLLVS, encoded by the coding sequence ATGAAAAATAATAATAAAAAATATCTTGTCTCCTCTTTCGCATTTCTTCTAGTACTTGCGGGCTGTGCTGAAAAAACCGAAGATAAGCCAGCAACGGAGCAAAAAGCCGTGGCTCAAAAAATAATTGTTCTCGAAAAGAAATTGCTTCAAAGCAATTTGAATATTCCTGCGGAAGTTAGAAGTGATCAGGAAGTGGATTTATACGCAAAGGTCAGCGGATACGTCAAAGATATCAAAGCGGATATCGGATCGAAAGTGAGAAAAGGACAGCTTTTAGCAACTTTGGAAGCTCCGGAAGTAAGTTCTCAATTGGCCGGAGCAAAAAGTAGAATGCTTTCGCAAAAGGCAATTTACACCGCAAGTAACAGCAATTATCAAAGATTGTTTGAAACTTCAAAAGTGGAAGGAACCATTTCGACTAATGATATCGAGCAGGCTATTGCCAAAAAAGAATCCGATCACGCTCAGTTTCTTTCGGCGGAAGCCAAATACAGAGAGATCGCAATTATGCAATCCTACTTGCAAATTCGTGCACCATTTGATGGAGTAATTTCCAGCCGAAACACCAACCTTGGAGCGTTTGTTGGGCCAGGAAGCGGAAAAGCAGACTTGCCGTTATTTAGATTAGAAAAGCAAGATAAATTGCGTTTGTCGCTGTTTGTTCCAGAGAGATACAGTGGGTTTTTAAGCGAAGGCGACAGCATTAGTTTTAAAGTAAAATCATTGCAAAACAAAACTTTTAAAGCACAGATCACACGTAAATCGGGCGCTCTTGATCAGAAATTACGATCAGAGAAAATCGAATTGGATTTGGTTAATACCGATGGAAAATTACTTTCGGGAATGATTGCCGATGTGAGTTTGAAATTAAGTGCGAAGAATGCAAACTTCGTAGTTCCAAAATCGGCGGTGGTTCAGGCGAGCGACGGAACTTATATTTTTGTAATTAAAGACTATAAACTCGAGAAAAGAGATGTTCAGATAGGAAGAGCAGAGAAAAACGAAGTAGAAATTTTTGGCGATATAAATGAAGGAGATTCGATTTTAGAACTAGCTTCAGAAGAAACGATAGATGGCAGTTTGTTAGTTAGTTAA
- a CDS encoding L,D-transpeptidase produces MKKAVLGISAFLLLATVSCKDKSESINVNPEDDVQEIKLPPRVEPTKAVSYEIAKTKEWLAANKDDSQKMNLVLAANRTDAKNISAMDSIIVPTDFSGDIAYYLPFPFEVPALQKVDKIILFSYPSQTFATYEHGALIHTGPTNMGSKKHLTPTGLFFSNWKAEETISTFDDEWELKWNFNIENKEGVGWHEYSLPGYPASHSCLRLQEKDAKVLYEWADQWILADEHTVKVKGTPTVVFGAYDFENGKPWMKLNTNPKSLNLSAKDIEKVVAPFMNEIMKEQQIRRSQKDVAAK; encoded by the coding sequence ATGAAAAAAGCAGTTCTTGGTATTAGCGCATTTTTGCTTCTTGCCACCGTTTCTTGTAAGGATAAATCAGAATCGATTAACGTTAATCCTGAAGATGATGTTCAGGAAATTAAACTTCCACCACGCGTTGAGCCTACAAAAGCTGTTTCGTACGAAATTGCGAAAACCAAAGAATGGTTAGCCGCTAACAAAGACGATTCTCAAAAAATGAACTTGGTTTTGGCCGCAAATAGAACGGATGCCAAAAACATTTCGGCAATGGATTCTATCATTGTTCCAACCGATTTCTCAGGTGATATCGCTTATTATCTGCCTTTCCCTTTTGAAGTGCCAGCTTTGCAGAAAGTTGACAAAATAATTTTGTTCTCGTATCCATCGCAGACATTTGCGACTTATGAGCACGGTGCGTTGATTCATACTGGACCAACAAATATGGGAAGTAAAAAGCATTTGACGCCAACTGGATTGTTTTTTAGCAACTGGAAAGCTGAAGAAACCATCAGTACTTTTGATGATGAGTGGGAATTGAAGTGGAACTTTAATATCGAAAATAAAGAGGGTGTGGGATGGCACGAATATTCGCTTCCAGGCTATCCAGCTTCGCATTCTTGCTTGAGGTTACAGGAGAAAGATGCAAAAGTTTTGTACGAATGGGCTGATCAATGGATTCTTGCAGATGAGCACACTGTGAAAGTGAAAGGAACTCCAACCGTTGTTTTTGGAGCTTACGATTTTGAAAACGGTAAACCGTGGATGAAATTAAATACCAATCCAAAATCATTGAATCTTTCAGCGAAAGATATTGAGAAAGTTGTTGCGCCATTTATGAACGAAATTATGAAAGAGCAGCAAATTAGAAGATCTCAGAAAGACGTAGCAGCGAAATAA
- a CDS encoding FUSC family protein has product MSFPEHHLYWTLLSIILVISPEAKDSLKLALDRFKSNLIGSGIGLICFFIEGPRVWVILFGIILAILVCHWLNLLSVARSAIVAMIIVLIFENELVTWTGALERFFSVTLGCLIGLGITRSTSFLLNYLRKHADLPQEKL; this is encoded by the coding sequence ATGAGTTTTCCCGAACACCATCTTTATTGGACATTGCTTTCGATAATTTTGGTTATCTCGCCCGAGGCTAAAGATTCGCTTAAATTGGCACTGGATCGATTTAAATCCAACTTAATTGGTTCAGGCATTGGTTTAATATGCTTTTTTATCGAAGGTCCGAGAGTGTGGGTGATTTTATTTGGAATTATCTTAGCAATTTTGGTTTGCCATTGGCTGAATCTGCTGTCTGTGGCAAGATCAGCGATCGTGGCAATGATAATAGTTCTTATTTTTGAAAATGAATTAGTGACCTGGACGGGCGCTCTCGAGCGGTTTTTCTCCGTGACTTTAGGATGTCTAATTGGTTTGGGAATCACCCGAAGTACTTCCTTTTTACTAAATTATCTGCGCAAACACGCCGATTTACCACAAGAAAAGTTGTAA
- the trmD gene encoding tRNA (guanosine(37)-N1)-methyltransferase TrmD, which translates to MRIDIVTLLPELLRSPFEASIMKRAIDKGLVEVHFHNLRDYSTNKQKSVDDYQFGGGAGMVMTVQPIDDCITHLKSQREYDEIIYMSPDGETLNQPMANRMSSLKNIIILCGHYKGVDQRVRDHFITKEISIGDYVLSGGELGAIVLSDALIRLIPGVLSDETSALTDSFQDNLLAPPVYTRPADYKGWKVPEILTSGHFAKIDKWREDKAYEHTKNRRPDLLGDD; encoded by the coding sequence ATGCGCATTGATATTGTCACACTTTTACCAGAATTATTGAGAAGTCCTTTCGAAGCTTCGATTATGAAACGCGCCATAGACAAAGGTCTTGTCGAAGTTCATTTTCACAATTTGCGCGATTATTCAACCAATAAACAAAAGAGTGTCGACGATTATCAGTTTGGCGGTGGCGCTGGAATGGTGATGACCGTGCAACCGATTGACGATTGCATCACCCACTTAAAATCCCAGCGCGAATACGACGAAATCATTTATATGTCCCCGGATGGTGAGACTTTAAACCAGCCAATGGCCAATAGAATGTCGTCTTTAAAGAATATAATTATTCTGTGCGGACATTATAAAGGAGTTGATCAGCGCGTGCGTGACCACTTTATTACCAAGGAAATTTCTATTGGCGATTACGTTTTGAGTGGTGGCGAATTGGGTGCGATTGTCCTTTCGGATGCGCTGATTCGATTGATTCCAGGAGTGCTTAGTGACGAAACTTCGGCACTTACAGACAGTTTTCAAGACAATCTTTTGGCGCCGCCTGTGTACACGAGACCCGCGGATTACAAAGGTTGGAAAGTACCCGAAATCCTTACTAGCGGCCACTTCGCGAAGATTGACAAGTGGCGTGAAGACAAGGCGTACGAACATACCAAGAATAGAAGGCCCGATCTTTTGGGCGACGATTAG
- the rplS gene encoding 50S ribosomal protein L19: MADLMKFVQDEFVEKKDFPAFAAGDTITVYYEIREGEKTRTQFFKGVVIQRRGSGATETFTIRKMSGSIGVERIFPVHLPALQKIELHKVGAVRRARIFYFRELTGKRARIKDKRRF, translated from the coding sequence ATGGCAGATTTGATGAAATTCGTTCAAGACGAATTTGTAGAGAAAAAAGACTTCCCAGCTTTCGCAGCAGGAGACACAATCACTGTTTACTACGAAATTAGAGAGGGTGAAAAAACTAGAACACAGTTTTTTAAAGGTGTTGTAATTCAAAGAAGAGGTTCAGGAGCTACTGAAACTTTTACAATCAGAAAAATGTCAGGTTCTATTGGAGTTGAGCGTATCTTCCCAGTACACTTGCCAGCACTTCAAAAAATTGAACTTCATAAAGTTGGAGCTGTTCGTAGAGCACGTATTTTCTACTTCAGAGAACTTACTGGAAAAAGAGCAAGAATTAAAGACAAAAGAAGATTCTAA
- a CDS encoding TlpA family protein disulfide reductase, which yields MKKGLLIFSVLLMIALIAVMSFGIQIGNVRIGNQNDTLGITQKSEINQSEFSKKYLESDKIICVNLWATWCEPCLVEIPMLNQIKSDFNGQNIEFLSLSVDKDSVKLNKFLKNDRFYFKDITNENLEFRTAIINYLQNKPADNSLNSLSIPMTYLIKNKKVIKVFDGSLENKEELVNAINSVL from the coding sequence ATGAAAAAAGGTCTACTAATATTTAGTGTTTTATTGATGATTGCTCTAATTGCGGTAATGTCTTTCGGCATTCAGATAGGAAATGTGCGCATCGGAAATCAAAATGATACTTTAGGAATTACCCAAAAATCAGAAATCAATCAAAGTGAATTCAGCAAGAAATATTTGGAGTCAGATAAGATAATATGTGTAAATTTATGGGCAACTTGGTGCGAACCTTGCCTGGTAGAAATTCCGATGCTAAACCAGATTAAATCAGATTTCAACGGGCAGAATATCGAATTTCTATCGCTCTCAGTAGATAAGGATTCTGTAAAGCTGAACAAATTTTTAAAAAATGATCGCTTCTACTTTAAAGATATCACAAATGAGAATTTGGAATTTCGCACCGCAATTATTAATTATCTTCAAAATAAGCCAGCCGATAACTCCTTAAATTCTTTGTCAATACCGATGACATATCTAATTAAAAATAAGAAAGTTATCAAAGTTTTTGATGGAAGTTTAGAAAATAAAGAAGAGTTGGTGAATGCTATAAATTCTGTGCTTTAA